From the Niveibacterium microcysteis genome, the window GATGCACTCGTTCGCGTGCTCGCCGAACTCGACTGCGAGCCCACCTGGCACAAGCGTTCAGTCGGCGCATTGCTGGCCGATCTAAAGGGGCAACAGCGCGTCCGGTTCCTGCTGGCGCTGGCCGTCTACGCCGATGAGGTGAAGGCGTATCGGGTTGAGGGCGCCGCTTTGGCCGCCCGCGTCAATGCCATCGCCTACGACGAAGGACTGATCCGGTCGAAGTTTGCGGCTGCGCAGTGGGACGCTCTCATCAACATGATGGCCACGGTCCTCGCCGACTATCACGCGGCGGGCATCAAGAAGGCCGACCTCGCGGAGTTCTTCAAGGCGCTGGGTTTAGTGACTATTGGCGTAGGGGTGGCTCAATGAACGCACGACGAACGCTTTCGGGTCTGATGCTCGGTCTCAGTTTGCTCGCCGTCATTGGGTGCTCGACGCCCAAGCCGGTTCTTGATCTCGCGGGTCAAGGCTCGGCGAGCGTTGGGTTAGCGGAGGCTTCCCTGCGCGACTACATCACCCTGTCGAATGTGCAACTGACTGCGCGCATGGAACTCATGCGGTCCCAGGTGCGACAAGAAGCGCGCAACGACGGCAAGCGCGAGATTGACCTGTATCTCGCTGAGCAGGCGGGGTTGAAACCCAACGACGAGGCCGCGGTGCGCATTCGTCAGCTGGGCGACGATCACCGGCGCCTGCGCGAAGGCACTGCCACGGCGTTGCAAGACATCAATAAGCGCTTCACCTTCGACGACGCGAGTCTGCCGCAGGTGCCGACCGAGAAGCTGGCAGCTGCGAAGAAGGGATTCAGCGTGTTGGCGCAGGAATTGTCCCCTAAAGAGTGGGTGGAACTCTCTGTTGGCTACGCGCGCGAGATCAAGACGGGCGTGGACAAGATCACCCACCCGCCGAAACCGTAGCCGGCAAACTATTTGGAGGTGATGCGCGATGAGCCTTGATACAGACACCATCGAAAACGCCGACGAAGCATCGAGAGCCGAAACCGAGCGCTATGAGAAGGCCTACCGCGAAACGCGGCGTGTCCTGGACGAGTCCATAGAGGCTCTCGCCATCCTGGAGGAGCTTGAGGTGGATGCTGATATGCGCTTCCAAATATCGCAAAAGCGGGAAGCGCTAGAAACGGCGCGCACGGACCTTTGCAGCGCGAACATTGCTTTCCACACGGGCAAAGCGACAATGCGCCCGCCGCCGCCGCCGCTTGTTAATGAGATTCAGGCGTTGTCGAAGCAAGCCGTCGAACTTACCGTCGAGAAAGCCTCGGCAGAGGCTGTGCTCAAACTCGCGACGAGTGCGTTGAATAAGTTCGCCGAAGTGCAGACCATCTGACTCTCCGCATTTACAGATCCAATCGCTCAAATGGATGCATGCCGAGACCGAGTTGAGCCCGCATAGGTCACACTGAAAATGCCGGCACAGTTGACTAACGTGTCCGGCAATCGCTGAGCACCGTGCTGGTCGTGCTCAACGCCGACGGGCTCCCGCCGGCCATCAACGGTCGTTGGTTAAGAGCTGCTTCCATGCATCCAGTCCTCCATGCGAAGCATGTCAGTGAGGCCCGGATCGGAAACCATGGCACCTCGTCAATTGGGCGGACGCCATGAAGACACATTTCGATCCGCAGCTAAAGGCCAACCTTTCAACGGGCGACCAAGAAGTCGCGGGCTTTGTCCACCGTGGAGAACTCGCTGGCTGGCGCTCATCACATCTCAGCGGAGGGAAAGATGCGAGCAAATGCGTGCCGACGTCGGCCGGCGGGGCTGGCGCTGAGGATCCAGCCGATCCTCGCCGCCTGCGTGTCGGCCTGCAGCCTGAGCATAGCCCTGGCCCACGTCGCCGAACCCACCTGGTGCGTTGGACAAGCGCCAAGCTACGCAGACGTAGCGTCGGCCGCCCTGCTGCTGCAGGCAACGCAAGACGCTTCCCGTGGTGAGAACGATTCAGCACTCGGGCGCCTGTGCACCGCATACATGCGACGCGACGTGCAGCGTGACCCCCAAGTGGCGGGCAACGTCGCCAATTTTGCGGGGACGATCCTGTTTCGCGGTCCGGGCAACCTCGACGCGGCGATGGCGGCCTTCCGGGATGCCATCTCGCACACCGATGTGCGCCGTCACCCGAGCGAGGCAGCGACGGCACACGTCAACCTGGGAAACGCCTTCTATCGAAGGGGCGCCTATCCCGACGCACGCCTGGAGGTGGACACGTCCGGCCAGATCGCCAACACCATTCCCAACGCAGACCTTCGAAACGCCGTCCTCGCCACGATCGCCATCAAGCGTGGCCTGCTCGCGGAAGCCACCGATACCGTGGAAGCCGCTGCCGCGCAATACCAGGACGCGCTGAGGCTCGCCGCGATGGTGTCCGACCAGGCCGAGCCCAACGTGCGCGCCGCTGCGACGAACACCCGTGGCGAAGCGATGCACAACCTCGCCGGACTGCAGTCGACCACGGGGCGCTACGCCGAAGCCATTCGCAGCTGGCTCGAACTGCGCGACTGGGCGCGCGCCAACCGCTCCGACGTGACGGAGTACTGGGCGACGTATTCTCTCATGACGGCCTACCAGGATCTGGAGCGCCACCGAGAGGCCCTCGCGCTGGCACCCGCACTTGACGACTTGCAGCGACGGTCGCCGGACGCAGGGCTCAGGGCCAGCACCCAGATGGCGCGCGCCCGCTCTTTCTATGCGTTAGGCCAGCTCGACGCCGCCATGCCTCCGTTGAAAGAGGCTGCCAGCTACTTCGCTGACCAGCGGATGGTCAACGAACTCGCCCAGGCACTCAATTCGATGGGGCTGTTGGCCATGTCGCAAGGGCGTGCAGCGCAGGCGCGGGAAGCGTTCACGCGCGCGCTCGAGGGCCGGCTCGTGCTCAAGGATCGTGTCGGCGAAGGACTCACGCTCAACGCCTTGGCGGACCTTGCGTGGAGAGAAGGCGACGCCGATGCAGCGGTGGACTTACTGCAGCAAGCCGTCCAGGTCTTGCAAGCCACGCCTGCACCGCTGGTCTATGCCCGTGCGTTGGGCTCGCTCGGGGTCGTCCTGCAGGACCAAGGAAAGAAGCAGCAAGCGCGCGATGTGCTCGAACGCGCGGTCGACCTGCTGTGGCGTTACCGGGCGGTTCGTCAGTCGTCGCTCCTCGGCGCCAACGAGAACGATCACGTGCGGCCGATTTACAACGCGCTCTTGCAGGACTATCTTGCAGACGGCGACGACAAGCGGGCGCTGAGCATCGCGGAGCAGGTGCGCGCCGCCGGCGTGCGCAGCGATGCCAGTGTCAGTCCGGACACGGCACTGCGCACCGCAGGCGACCGATACTCGAAGGCGCTCGCGCGAGCGCGCGACAGGGTGTTCAGGGCCATGAGGTCCCAAGAGGAGGAGCCCGGTCCCGCTGCGGAGCAGGCCGTCGCCGTCGCACTGCGCGAGATCGACGCGGCCGTGGCGCAACTCGAACTGGCCTTGCCTGCTGAGCAGCGCAAGGACAGCGGGTTTCCGGTCCTGCTATCTTCCGTCCAGCGTGCCCTGGGGTCGTCGCGGGCCCTGCTCCTGTACCACAAGACCGAGGACAGCTGGCTCCTTTTCGCGGTGACCGATGGTTCGATCAAGGCCATCCCTCTGGAAATCAAGCCGCCGGTCCTCTCCGGCCTCGTGACCTCCTTCCGGGAGTTCTCTTGGGACGACGGCGCTGTGCCACCGGAGCTGAAGGCGCTTTACGCGGTGCTCATCAAGCCTGCAATTCCCAGCGTGGGCACTCGGGACCTGATCGTCGTGCCGTCGGCCGAACTCAACCAGGTCCCCTTCGTCGCTTTGCACGATGGGCAGGACTACGTTGCCCAAACAAGGTTGGTCACCCAGGCCCTCGGCGTAGGACACGCCCTGCAGTTGCTCACCGCAGGACTCCCGGTCCATGACGCACGGGGTGTGTTCCTGTCGGCCGCGGCGGTCTCCACGATGCCGGCGCTGTCCCATGCCGACGCCGAGGCCAGGTACGCCGCGGACAAGTTGCCGAACTCGAGGGTCGCCCTAGATGCCAGCTTGCAGACCTACTTCTCCCTTGCCCCTGGCGCCTCAGTCATCCATATCGCGGCCCATGCGGTCGCGGACACCGCCCATCCACTCCTGTCGCGCATCGTCCTCATGCCCGCGGGCCTGGGAGACGGGTTGCTATCGGTGAGCGACATTCGTCGCGCACCGCTGAACGCACGACCGCTCGTCGTCCTTAGCGCATGCGAAAGTGGAATTGGCCGAGTGCGCTCCGACGAGTCGGTACAGGCGCTTTCCAGCGCCTTCTTGCAAGCGGGAGCCGACGCCGTAATCGCCAGCCTCTGGTTGGTCGACGATGCATCGACTTCCTCGCTCATGGGCGACTTCTACGAGGCGCTCGCCAACCGAATGGCCCCGCCACTGGCGCTACGCGCTGCCATGCAGCGTGCCATGAAGCGCAACCCGCACCCCTTCTACTGGGCTGCCTTCACCTACACGGGACCATTATGAAACGCAACCGCCCGCTGCGCCGTCCCGCCGCCAAGAAGACGGCGGCGGACCGAGACCAGGCGTTGAAGGACTATTCGGCCGCCGTCGACGCCGTGGAGTCCACGGTCACCACCGGCTCGGCGTGGACGTTGGCCATCTCTCGCACGCAGCTCGCCGAACTCCTGCAGGAGGAGAAACCGATGGACCCC encodes:
- a CDS encoding CHAT domain-containing protein, translated to MRANACRRRPAGLALRIQPILAACVSACSLSIALAHVAEPTWCVGQAPSYADVASAALLLQATQDASRGENDSALGRLCTAYMRRDVQRDPQVAGNVANFAGTILFRGPGNLDAAMAAFRDAISHTDVRRHPSEAATAHVNLGNAFYRRGAYPDARLEVDTSGQIANTIPNADLRNAVLATIAIKRGLLAEATDTVEAAAAQYQDALRLAAMVSDQAEPNVRAAATNTRGEAMHNLAGLQSTTGRYAEAIRSWLELRDWARANRSDVTEYWATYSLMTAYQDLERHREALALAPALDDLQRRSPDAGLRASTQMARARSFYALGQLDAAMPPLKEAASYFADQRMVNELAQALNSMGLLAMSQGRAAQAREAFTRALEGRLVLKDRVGEGLTLNALADLAWREGDADAAVDLLQQAVQVLQATPAPLVYARALGSLGVVLQDQGKKQQARDVLERAVDLLWRYRAVRQSSLLGANENDHVRPIYNALLQDYLADGDDKRALSIAEQVRAAGVRSDASVSPDTALRTAGDRYSKALARARDRVFRAMRSQEEEPGPAAEQAVAVALREIDAAVAQLELALPAEQRKDSGFPVLLSSVQRALGSSRALLLYHKTEDSWLLFAVTDGSIKAIPLEIKPPVLSGLVTSFREFSWDDGAVPPELKALYAVLIKPAIPSVGTRDLIVVPSAELNQVPFVALHDGQDYVAQTRLVTQALGVGHALQLLTAGLPVHDARGVFLSAAAVSTMPALSHADAEARYAADKLPNSRVALDASLQTYFSLAPGASVIHIAAHAVADTAHPLLSRIVLMPAGLGDGLLSVSDIRRAPLNARPLVVLSACESGIGRVRSDESVQALSSAFLQAGADAVIASLWLVDDASTSSLMGDFYEALANRMAPPLALRAAMQRAMKRNPHPFYWAAFTYTGPL